DNA sequence from the Actinomycetota bacterium genome:
GATGCTCCTCGGAGGCGCCGCAGGCCCGGCAGGCATACTCGTAGACGGGCATCCACAGGCCTCCCGGCGGGTTGTCCCCAGCCTTATCCCCAGCTGGGGAAGAAATGACAGAGGTGTAGTTCGGCAGGTCAGCGCCGTAGCTTGCTCAGGTCCAGCGCGTCGCCAGGAGCAGCCCGACAATGAGGGGCACGAACCCGATGGCCAGGTTGATGTTGCCCAGGTCGTCGATGAACGGCGGCAGGATCTGCATGTAGAACAGCAGGATGTAGACGAGACCCAGGAGCAGGCAGACGACGATGGTGGGACCGACCCAGGGCGGCGACGGCTTCGGCTTGGGCCGGGGCGGCGGCTGGTACCGGCGCCGCTTGGAGCGGGACTTTGGCATGCGGAAGGTTCCTTTCCCGGGGCGCCGCCCGGCCCGGCGGGGGAGGGCGGCGACGACCAATGATCGTACCTCGGCCGGTCGCCTCGCGGCGACGGTGGCGCTGCTGGCCTGCCTCGGCCTGGCCGGGTGCGCGGGCGGCGGGGCGGACCGCCCGGCGGCC
Encoded proteins:
- a CDS encoding cell division protein CrgA yields the protein MPKSRSKRRRYQPPPRPKPKPSPPWVGPTIVVCLLLGLVYILLFYMQILPPFIDDLGNINLAIGFVPLIVGLLLATRWT